The DNA segment AGAAATGgcttttaaagtttttatttcatgaagcctttgtgtgtgtgcgtgtgcgtgcgtgcgtgtgtgtgtgtatgtgtgcgtgtgcgtgtgttgcaTCTCAGTTGCAGCATTAAGATTCATCTTGCTCAATGATGGCGACGTCACGAACACACAGGCCGGGGAATCTAGCAGTAGtaatactgaaacacacaaacacacacatcaacacaatcTCATTACTCTCCTCTCATTTAGAAATAGAtgtaatttcatgttttttcattGTCAGATACTCACATGAAGCCTTGCTCTGGACAGTGTGATCCAGTCTTTTTAACATTCAAGATGTTTTTGGAAGGAATATTGCCATTGAAGAAGGTGAAACAGCAGTCCTCAGGGTTCGGAATACCTTTAGCTAAAACAAACAAGGTACAGGCAAtgtgtaa comes from the Tachysurus fulvidraco isolate hzauxx_2018 chromosome 17, HZAU_PFXX_2.0, whole genome shotgun sequence genome and includes:
- the LOC113656598 gene encoding C-C motif chemokine 4 homolog — protein: MNRLFLVLGFVLIMALYSDASPKGIPNPEDCCFTFFNGNIPSKNILNVKKTGSHCPEQGFIITTARFPGLCVRDVAIIEQDES